In a single window of the bacterium genome:
- a CDS encoding bifunctional 5,10-methylenetetrahydrofolate dehydrogenase/5,10-methenyltetrahydrofolate cyclohydrolase → MSARIIDGKAIAADIRADLIPRINALKARGITPRLAAVLVGDDPASAVYVSSKKKAAEELGMGSEIIARPATTSQAELAALVRELNARADLHGYIIQSPLPRGLDEAALVDLIDPRKDIDGFHPYNVGVMTLGGGALLPCTPAGILELLTRSNVPIAGAEVVVLGRGNIVGRPLSILLSRKGKGGDGTVTLCHSRTRDLAAHTRRADILILAMGQPEMVRGDMVKPGATVIDVGINRVEDPSAKKGYRLVGDAHYPSVAEVAGAITPVPGGVGPMTVAMLMQNTVLAAELQTK, encoded by the coding sequence ATGAGCGCCCGCATCATTGACGGAAAGGCGATCGCCGCCGACATCCGCGCCGATCTGATTCCCCGCATCAACGCCCTGAAAGCGCGCGGCATCACCCCGCGTCTGGCCGCAGTGCTGGTCGGCGATGATCCCGCCTCGGCCGTATACGTCAGCTCGAAAAAGAAGGCCGCCGAGGAACTGGGCATGGGCTCCGAAATCATCGCGCGCCCGGCGACCACTTCGCAGGCGGAACTGGCGGCGCTGGTGCGCGAACTCAACGCCCGCGCCGACCTCCACGGTTACATCATCCAGTCGCCGCTCCCCCGGGGACTCGATGAGGCGGCGCTGGTCGACTTGATCGATCCGCGCAAGGACATCGATGGATTTCATCCGTACAACGTGGGCGTGATGACGCTGGGCGGCGGCGCGCTTTTGCCCTGCACACCCGCGGGCATTCTCGAATTGCTCACCCGCTCAAACGTTCCGATTGCCGGAGCCGAAGTCGTGGTGCTGGGTCGGGGCAACATCGTCGGACGACCGTTGTCGATTCTGCTCTCACGCAAGGGCAAGGGCGGCGACGGGACCGTGACGCTCTGCCACAGCCGCACCCGCGATCTGGCCGCGCACACCCGCCGCGCCGACATCCTGATCTTGGCCATGGGCCAACCCGAGATGGTCCGAGGCGACATGGTCAAACCCGGCGCGACGGTGATCGATGTCGGCATCAACCGCGTGGAGGACCCGTCGGCGAAAAAAGGATACCGCCTGGTGGGCGATGCGCATTATCCCTCGGTGGCGGAGGTCGCCGGCGCGATCACTCCGGTCCCCGGCGGCGTCGGCCCGATGACCGTGGCGATGCTGATGCAGAACACCGTCCTGGCGGCCGAGTTGCAGACAAAGTAG
- the rnhC gene encoding ribonuclease HIII encodes MSIRPPTPPGGPVLPRPVNKRTDAEQLSLAPGPAPAGRRAGTDESGKGDFFGPLVIAAVACDFAQGVLLADWGITDSKKLSDGRAARLAAQIREAGIPHSVVAIGPEKYNELYGKFRNLNRMLAWGHARAIENLLEQVAVDIVIADQFGDESLIERALFEKGRQVRLVQMPRGEADIAVAAASVLARAEFLRRLQALGREYGVTLPKGAGAPVDVAAAQIAKSHGLEVLARLVKTHFKNFYKIPRG; translated from the coding sequence ATTTCGATCCGCCCGCCGACACCACCGGGGGGACCGGTTCTGCCGCGCCCGGTCAATAAACGGACCGACGCCGAGCAACTCTCCCTGGCGCCCGGGCCGGCGCCGGCGGGACGGCGCGCCGGCACCGATGAGTCGGGCAAGGGCGACTTCTTCGGACCGCTGGTCATCGCCGCGGTTGCCTGCGACTTCGCCCAGGGCGTTCTCCTCGCCGACTGGGGCATCACCGATTCGAAAAAGCTCTCCGATGGACGCGCCGCCAGGCTGGCGGCGCAGATCCGCGAGGCCGGCATCCCGCACAGCGTGGTGGCCATCGGACCTGAGAAATACAACGAACTCTACGGCAAATTCCGCAACCTGAACCGCATGCTGGCCTGGGGGCATGCGCGCGCGATCGAAAACCTGCTCGAGCAAGTCGCGGTCGACATCGTCATCGCCGACCAGTTTGGCGATGAGTCGCTCATTGAGCGCGCCTTGTTCGAGAAGGGACGGCAGGTGCGTTTGGTGCAGATGCCGCGCGGCGAAGCCGACATTGCGGTGGCCGCCGCCTCGGTGCTGGCCCGTGCCGAGTTTCTGCGTCGCCTGCAGGCTCTCGGCCGGGAGTACGGCGTCACGCTGCCCAAAGGCGCCGGCGCCCCGGTCGATGTCGCCGCTGCGCAGATTGCCAAATCGCACGGCCTCGAAGTTCTCGCCCGTCTGGTGAAAACCCATTTCAAGAATTTCTACAAGATCCCGCGCGGGTGA
- the xseA gene encoding exodeoxyribonuclease VII large subunit produces the protein MTQTDRVYSVTELTALIKQILADTVGEVWVEGEISKSTLAASGHRYLTIKDENAVLDCVIWKNTVRLDFKPDAGLRVRAYGHVSVYAPRGGYQLVITQITAIGIGPLEVAFQKLKEKLLREGLFDEARKRPIPAYPLRVGVVTSPTGAVIQDIRRTVAARFPALEVVLHPAKVQGEGAREDIVAGIEALNARADIDVLIVGRGGGSLEDLWPFNEEMVARAIHASRLPVISAVGHEVDFTIADFVADLRAATPTMAAQMVTEGWVRAREQMPTLSRRLERAIDRLLQTRAQRLERLTMSHALRRPADLFLQWSQRVDETALRLMRTLEQEMRHHTQRVASLQGRLQALSPEQVLQRGYSITRREGDPAALRDPATVRAGDRLVTTLAGGTIRSIAE, from the coding sequence GTGACACAGACCGATCGGGTCTACTCCGTCACCGAACTGACCGCGTTAATCAAACAGATTCTCGCCGACACCGTCGGGGAAGTCTGGGTCGAAGGGGAAATCTCCAAGTCCACGCTGGCCGCCTCCGGTCACCGGTACCTGACAATCAAAGACGAAAACGCGGTCCTCGATTGCGTCATCTGGAAGAACACCGTGCGGCTCGACTTCAAGCCCGACGCCGGGTTGCGGGTGCGCGCCTATGGCCATGTGAGTGTCTATGCCCCGCGTGGCGGCTATCAGTTGGTCATCACCCAGATCACCGCCATTGGGATCGGCCCGCTGGAAGTCGCTTTCCAGAAACTGAAGGAGAAACTCCTCCGCGAGGGACTCTTCGACGAGGCGCGCAAACGGCCCATCCCGGCCTATCCGCTGCGGGTGGGTGTGGTCACATCGCCGACCGGCGCGGTCATCCAGGACATCCGCCGCACCGTTGCCGCCCGCTTTCCCGCGCTTGAAGTCGTCCTGCACCCCGCCAAGGTGCAGGGCGAAGGAGCCCGGGAAGACATCGTGGCCGGCATCGAAGCGCTCAATGCCCGCGCGGACATCGATGTGCTGATCGTCGGACGCGGCGGCGGCTCGCTGGAGGACCTCTGGCCGTTCAACGAGGAGATGGTGGCGCGCGCCATCCATGCGTCGCGCCTGCCGGTGATCTCGGCGGTCGGCCACGAGGTGGACTTCACCATTGCCGACTTTGTCGCCGACCTGCGCGCCGCCACCCCGACCATGGCGGCGCAGATGGTGACCGAGGGTTGGGTGCGGGCGCGCGAGCAGATGCCGACACTCAGCCGGCGGTTGGAACGCGCCATCGACCGACTGTTGCAGACACGCGCCCAGCGTCTCGAGCGGCTCACCATGTCGCATGCGCTGCGCCGCCCCGCCGATCTGTTCCTGCAGTGGTCGCAGCGTGTCGATGAGACCGCGCTGCGTCTGATGCGAACCCTCGAGCAGGAAATGCGCCACCACACGCAGCGGGTGGCGAGCTTGCAGGGACGTCTGCAGGCGCTCTCGCCCGAACAGGTTCTGCAGCGCGGGTATTCGATCACCCGCCGCGAGGGCGACCCGGCGGCCCTGCGCGACCCGGCGACAGTCCGCGCCGGTGATCGTCTCGTCACCACCCTCGCCGGCGGGACCATCCGGTCGATTGCCGAATAG
- a CDS encoding farnesyl diphosphate synthase: MSGSSSEAHVGPATALLTFWRAEQQHLEAELARILTCPPGASPRLFDAMRHAVLAPAKRLRPILCLAGHRSLGGDRPAIYPVAAAIEMLHTYSLIHDDLPCMDDDDQRRGRPTVHVAFDEATAVLAGDALQALAFEILGREGGAEIIRLLAHAVGPEGMADGQMADLEAEGKTPTEELVRAIHQRKTGRLITASLLAGGVMTGRALEHPDLAPLRRFGDALGLAFQIIDDILELTEPAEKLGKPTGSDLKHQKVTYPAAIGLEASRRRAAALVEEAKAALSGFHGDPALLAAVADFIIARDR, encoded by the coding sequence ATGAGCGGCTCATCCTCTGAGGCGCATGTGGGCCCCGCGACCGCGCTGCTGACCTTCTGGCGCGCCGAGCAGCAGCATCTTGAAGCCGAGCTGGCGCGTATCCTGACCTGTCCGCCGGGCGCGTCGCCGCGGTTGTTTGATGCCATGCGTCACGCGGTGCTGGCGCCCGCCAAGCGGCTCCGCCCGATCCTCTGCCTGGCCGGCCACCGGTCGCTGGGCGGCGATCGGCCCGCCATCTATCCGGTGGCGGCCGCCATCGAGATGCTGCACACCTACTCGCTCATCCACGACGATCTGCCCTGCATGGACGACGATGACCAACGCCGCGGCCGTCCGACCGTCCACGTTGCGTTCGATGAGGCCACCGCGGTCCTGGCCGGTGATGCCTTGCAGGCGCTGGCGTTCGAAATCCTGGGCCGTGAAGGGGGAGCGGAGATCATCCGGCTCTTGGCTCACGCGGTCGGCCCGGAAGGGATGGCCGATGGCCAGATGGCCGATCTCGAGGCGGAAGGGAAGACTCCCACCGAGGAACTGGTGCGCGCGATCCACCAGCGCAAGACGGGTCGGCTGATCACCGCCAGTCTGTTGGCCGGCGGCGTCATGACCGGCCGCGCGCTGGAGCATCCTGACCTGGCGCCTCTGAGGCGCTTTGGCGATGCGCTGGGGCTGGCCTTCCAGATCATCGACGACATCCTCGAGTTGACCGAGCCGGCAGAGAAACTGGGCAAGCCGACCGGCTCCGACTTGAAGCACCAGAAAGTGACCTACCCGGCCGCCATTGGCTTGGAGGCCTCGCGCCGACGCGCCGCCGCGCTGGTCGAGGAGGCCAAAGCCGCGTTGTCCGGATTCCACGGCGATCCGGCGCTTTTGGCCGCCGTCGCCGATTTCATCATCGCCCGCGACCGATAA
- the xseB gene encoding exodeoxyribonuclease VII small subunit, translated as MNKPKSAPPEKFEQAFERLEEIVARLESGDVALEESLELYTEGMTLVKFCNEKLGAAREKIEKLSARDDADAGGA; from the coding sequence ATGAACAAGCCGAAATCCGCCCCGCCGGAGAAATTCGAGCAGGCCTTCGAACGTCTGGAGGAGATCGTCGCCCGTCTTGAAAGCGGCGATGTCGCCTTGGAGGAGTCGCTGGAGCTCTACACCGAGGGGATGACGCTGGTGAAGTTTTGCAACGAGAAACTCGGCGCGGCCCGGGAGAAGATCGAGAAGCTGAGCGCCCGCGACGACGCCGATGCCGGAGGCGCATGA
- a CDS encoding YmdB family metallophosphoesterase, producing the protein QGTAYLTDAGMTGPHDSVLWAKPEIAIARFMTGMPHKFEMAEGDVRMCGCVVDVDERSGRALSIERFQCAYDGAQTVREYFGLPERQVGETEPRPVSPNDV; encoded by the coding sequence CAGGGGACTGCTTACCTCACCGACGCCGGCATGACCGGCCCGCACGATTCGGTCCTCTGGGCCAAGCCCGAGATCGCCATCGCCCGTTTCATGACCGGCATGCCGCACAAGTTCGAGATGGCCGAGGGGGATGTGCGCATGTGCGGCTGCGTGGTCGACGTCGACGAACGCTCCGGACGCGCGCTGTCAATCGAACGCTTCCAGTGCGCCTACGACGGCGCACAGACCGTGCGCGAGTACTTCGGTCTGCCCGAACGCCAGGTGGGCGAGACCGAGCCGCGCCCAGTCTCTCCCAACGACGTGTGA
- a CDS encoding NAD(+)/NADH kinase — protein sequence MKRLGLIVNTLRPNAEEVLRRVERWADARGWPITACERVQAARTPDFQSIPEGRFTGKIDLLLSLGGDGTILTAARAVCEAGTPVLGINLGTLGFLTVASPEEAEQALDRVAAGQYIIEERFMLEVREPEGGKHHWAALNDIVIDKGGIARIIHLHVHLNGDFLSEIAGDGLIVATPTGSTAYALSVGGPILLPTMQGFLMAPISPHTLAQRPMVFGADDRLSVTVRAVAGEAMLTVDGQWTRKLATGATVEIARAPFPARLINFPGRSFLRVLREKLHWGLGPGESRP from the coding sequence ATGAAACGACTCGGCCTGATCGTCAATACCCTGCGTCCCAACGCCGAGGAGGTTCTGCGGCGGGTGGAACGTTGGGCGGACGCCCGGGGCTGGCCGATCACGGCCTGCGAACGCGTCCAGGCGGCCCGTACGCCCGACTTCCAATCGATCCCCGAAGGACGATTCACCGGCAAGATAGACCTGCTGCTTTCGCTGGGCGGCGATGGCACGATTCTCACCGCAGCGCGGGCAGTCTGCGAGGCCGGCACACCGGTCCTCGGCATCAATTTGGGCACGCTGGGCTTCCTCACGGTGGCCTCGCCTGAGGAAGCGGAGCAGGCCCTCGACCGGGTGGCCGCCGGGCAGTATATCATCGAGGAGCGGTTCATGCTCGAGGTGCGCGAGCCGGAGGGCGGCAAGCATCACTGGGCGGCCCTCAATGACATCGTGATCGACAAGGGCGGCATCGCCCGGATCATCCACCTCCACGTGCACCTCAACGGCGACTTCCTAAGCGAGATCGCCGGCGATGGTCTGATTGTCGCCACCCCGACCGGATCGACCGCCTATGCCCTCTCGGTGGGCGGGCCGATTCTGTTGCCGACGATGCAGGGCTTCCTGATGGCGCCGATTTCGCCGCATACGCTGGCCCAGCGTCCCATGGTCTTCGGCGCCGATGATCGACTCAGCGTCACGGTCCGCGCGGTCGCCGGCGAGGCGATGCTGACAGTCGACGGGCAGTGGACACGCAAACTGGCGACGGGAGCGACCGTCGAAATTGCCCGTGCCCCCTTCCCGGCCCGTCTCATCAACTTCCCTGGGCGCTCGTTTTTGCGGGTTCTGCGCGAAAAACTCCACTGGGGTCTGGGTCCGGGCGAGTCGCGGCCATAG